In a genomic window of Bradyrhizobium sp. LLZ17:
- a CDS encoding response regulator, with protein MAVDLSMSVLVVDDYSTMIRIIRNLLKQLGFENIDDASDGSAALNKMRGKKYGLVISDWNMEPMTGYDLLREVRADPNLATTPFIMITAESKTENVIAAKKAGVNNYIVKPFNAATLKTKIEAVFPDMASA; from the coding sequence ATGGCGGTTGATTTGTCGATGTCGGTTCTGGTGGTTGACGATTACAGCACCATGATCCGTATCATCAGGAATCTCCTGAAGCAGCTTGGCTTCGAGAACATCGATGATGCCAGCGACGGTTCGGCAGCGCTGAACAAGATGCGCGGCAAGAAGTACGGGCTCGTGATCTCCGACTGGAACATGGAGCCGATGACGGGGTACGACCTGCTGCGCGAAGTACGTGCGGATCCCAACCTCGCCACCACGCCCTTCATCATGATCACGGCGGAATCCAAGACCGAGAACGTGATCGCGGCCAAAAAGGCCGGCGTGAACAATTACATCGTCAAGCCGTTCAATGCAGCGACGCTGAAGACCAAGATCGAGGCGGTCTTCCCGGACATGGCGAGCGCGTAA
- a CDS encoding class I SAM-dependent methyltransferase, which produces MSTSAALSTPAAAHPDLAAVKHRQQGAWSSGDYAVVGTTLQIVGEQLCEALDLRAGSKVLDVAAGNGNATLAAARRWCDVTSTDYVPALLKRGRERAAAEHLTVEFREADAEALPFADASYDVVLSTFGVMFTPDQDKAASELARVCRSGGKIGLANWTPQGFIGQLFKTIGKHLPPPAGVKSPALWGTPARLQEMFGAQASEIAAEPRMFVFRYRSPEHWLEVFKSYYGPMLKAFAALDETAQAALRRDLMALLGEFNHADDGTVVVHGEYLEVVISKR; this is translated from the coding sequence ATGTCGACATCCGCAGCGCTCAGCACGCCAGCCGCCGCCCACCCCGATCTTGCCGCCGTCAAGCACCGTCAGCAGGGCGCTTGGTCGTCCGGCGACTATGCGGTGGTCGGCACCACCTTGCAGATCGTCGGCGAGCAGCTCTGCGAGGCGCTCGATCTGCGCGCCGGCAGCAAGGTGCTGGATGTTGCGGCCGGCAACGGCAATGCGACGCTGGCTGCGGCCCGGCGCTGGTGCGATGTCACCTCCACGGACTACGTGCCGGCGCTGCTCAAACGCGGGCGCGAGCGGGCCGCCGCGGAGCATTTGACGGTCGAATTCCGCGAAGCGGATGCCGAGGCACTGCCGTTCGCGGATGCAAGCTACGACGTCGTGCTCTCGACCTTCGGCGTGATGTTCACGCCGGACCAGGACAAGGCCGCGTCCGAGCTTGCGCGGGTCTGCAGGTCCGGCGGCAAGATCGGCCTCGCCAACTGGACGCCGCAGGGTTTCATCGGCCAGCTGTTCAAGACCATCGGCAAGCACCTGCCGCCGCCCGCGGGTGTGAAGTCGCCGGCGCTGTGGGGCACCCCGGCCCGGCTTCAGGAGATGTTCGGCGCTCAGGCGTCGGAGATCGCCGCCGAGCCGCGCATGTTCGTGTTCCGCTATCGCTCGCCGGAACACTGGCTGGAGGTCTTCAAGTCATACTACGGACCGATGCTGAAAGCCTTCGCCGCACTGGACGAGACGGCGCAGGCCGCACTGCGCCGCGATCTCATGGCGTTGCTCGGCGAGTTCAACCATGCTGACGACGGCACGGTGGTCGTGCATGGCGAATATCTGGAAGTGGTGATCAGCAAGCGCTGA
- a CDS encoding M16 family metallopeptidase: MMSSYRSAACLLAALLSTSILAAGAALAQTTVTSAPPASFTLSNGLQVVVIPDHRTPVVTEMIWYKVGSADETPGKSGLAHFLEHLMFKGTEKHPVGEFSQTVLRVGGNENASTSVDYTNYYQRVPREQLPRMMEFEADRMTGLILKDENVLPERDVVLEEYNMRVANSPDARLNEQIMAALYLNHPYGRPVIGWHQEIEKLNREDALAFYRRFYAPNNAILVIAGDVEAADVRPLVDRNFGPIPSQPAIPAQRIRPQEPEPAAPRTVTLSDPRVEQPGLRRYYLVPSATTAAAGESAALDVLAQLMGSGNNSYLYRALVVDKPLAVSANASYSSTSLDPTQFAVSASPRAGVSFAEVEQVIDGVIADIVQNPIRAEDLERVKTQLIAEAIYAQDNQAVLARWYGGALSTGLSIEDIRSWPDRIRAVTGEQVRAAAQKWLEKKRSVTGYLIKDTTPAKREEKRS; this comes from the coding sequence ATGATGTCCTCTTACCGATCGGCTGCCTGCCTTCTTGCCGCGCTGCTTTCGACGAGTATCCTCGCCGCCGGCGCCGCCCTCGCCCAGACCACGGTGACTTCGGCTCCGCCCGCCAGCTTTACGCTCAGCAACGGCCTTCAGGTCGTGGTGATCCCGGACCATCGCACGCCCGTAGTTACTGAGATGATCTGGTACAAGGTCGGCTCGGCCGACGAGACGCCGGGCAAGTCCGGCCTCGCACACTTCCTTGAACATCTGATGTTCAAGGGCACCGAGAAGCATCCGGTCGGCGAATTCTCCCAGACCGTGCTCCGCGTCGGCGGCAACGAGAACGCCTCGACCTCGGTCGACTACACCAATTACTATCAGCGCGTGCCGCGCGAGCAATTGCCGAGAATGATGGAGTTCGAGGCCGACCGCATGACCGGCCTCATTCTCAAGGACGAGAACGTGCTGCCCGAACGCGACGTCGTGCTCGAAGAGTACAACATGCGCGTCGCCAACAGCCCAGACGCGCGCCTCAACGAACAGATCATGGCCGCGCTCTATCTCAATCATCCCTATGGCCGGCCGGTGATCGGCTGGCACCAGGAGATCGAGAAGCTCAATCGCGAGGACGCGCTCGCCTTCTACCGCCGCTTCTACGCGCCGAACAACGCCATCCTGGTGATCGCCGGCGACGTCGAGGCCGCCGACGTGCGCCCGCTGGTCGACCGCAATTTCGGTCCGATCCCGTCCCAGCCCGCGATCCCCGCACAGCGCATCCGCCCGCAGGAGCCGGAGCCGGCCGCGCCGCGCACCGTCACCCTGTCCGACCCGCGCGTCGAGCAGCCCGGCCTGCGGCGCTATTACCTGGTGCCCTCGGCGACGACTGCGGCAGCCGGTGAAAGCGCAGCCCTCGACGTGCTCGCGCAATTGATGGGCAGCGGCAACAATTCCTACCTTTACCGCGCCCTCGTCGTCGACAAGCCGCTCGCGGTCTCCGCCAACGCCAGTTATTCGAGCACCTCGCTCGATCCAACCCAGTTTGCGGTCTCGGCCTCGCCGAGAGCCGGCGTCAGCTTCGCGGAAGTCGAGCAGGTCATCGACGGCGTCATCGCCGACATCGTGCAGAACCCGATCCGCGCCGAAGATCTCGAGCGGGTCAAGACCCAGCTCATCGCGGAGGCGATCTACGCCCAGGACAATCAGGCAGTGCTGGCGCGCTGGTATGGCGGCGCGCTGTCCACGGGCCTCTCGATCGAGGACATCCGAAGCTGGCCGGATCGCATCCGCGCCGTCACCGGCGAACAGGTCCGCGCCGCCGCGCAAAAATGGCTTGAGAAGAAGCGCTCGGTGACCGGCTATCTGATCAAGGACACCACACCTGCCAAGCGCGAGGAGAAGCGTTCGTGA
- the arfB gene encoding alternative ribosome rescue aminoacyl-tRNA hydrolase ArfB produces MLRISRDLVIDEDDIEIGFVRASGPGGQNVNKVATAAQLRFDTSKLTLPEDASLRLARLAGQRMTKDGVIVIQAQRFRTQERNRQDAIDRLLEILREAMVRPKPRRATKPTFGSKQRRLEGKKRRSDIKAGRGGGRGFDD; encoded by the coding sequence ATGCTGCGGATATCCCGCGATCTCGTCATTGACGAGGACGATATCGAGATCGGCTTTGTTCGCGCTTCTGGCCCCGGGGGCCAGAACGTCAACAAGGTCGCGACCGCGGCGCAGTTGCGCTTCGACACGAGCAAGCTGACCTTGCCGGAGGATGCCAGCTTGCGCCTTGCCCGCCTCGCCGGCCAGCGCATGACCAAGGACGGCGTCATCGTGATCCAGGCGCAGCGATTCCGCACCCAGGAGCGCAACCGGCAGGACGCCATCGACCGCCTCCTCGAGATCCTGCGTGAGGCCATGGTGCGGCCGAAACCGCGGCGGGCGACAAAGCCGACCTTTGGCTCCAAGCAGCGCCGGCTCGAGGGCAAGAAGCGCCGTAGCGACATCAAGGCCGGACGCGGCGGCGGCCGTGGTTTCGATGACTGA
- a CDS encoding RES family NAD+ phosphorylase, producing the protein MELWRISNYVDLSGVGGLRAGGRWHSQGRRIVYLADHPSSALLEMLVHMDRDLIPPTYQLLRIAIPDDIVVEIAGPEWPPDWRTQMMVSREVGDRWLDRSTSALLQVPSAISERGPTFS; encoded by the coding sequence ATGGAGCTCTGGCGAATTTCGAACTACGTCGATCTTTCCGGAGTCGGCGGTCTGAGGGCTGGGGGCAGATGGCATTCGCAGGGGAGGCGGATCGTCTATCTCGCCGATCATCCGTCAAGCGCATTGCTGGAAATGCTGGTCCACATGGACCGCGATCTCATCCCGCCGACCTACCAATTGCTGCGTATCGCGATTCCCGACGATATTGTCGTTGAGATCGCCGGGCCGGAATGGCCACCGGATTGGCGGACCCAGATGATGGTCAGCCGTGAGGTCGGGGATCGATGGCTTGATCGCTCAACGAGTGCGCTCCTGCAGGTGCCCTCTGCCATAAGCGAGCGGGGGCCAACTTTCTCCTGA
- a CDS encoding antitoxin Xre/MbcA/ParS toxin-binding domain-containing protein produces the protein MNAAPLAEVLEELKELRRHGGADNEVLSKAEQRLRAFSLEMVSAVGGSEREALVRMLDISTLAARVFGDAERAEAWLTRPNTSLSRQRPLDLVRDELGTAVVREMLEQIDHGIFA, from the coding sequence ATGAATGCCGCGCCGCTTGCCGAGGTTCTGGAAGAGCTGAAGGAGCTACGGAGACATGGAGGAGCCGATAACGAGGTGCTCTCCAAGGCCGAGCAGCGTCTGCGAGCGTTTTCGCTCGAGATGGTCTCTGCGGTGGGCGGTTCGGAACGTGAGGCACTGGTCCGGATGCTCGATATCAGCACGCTCGCGGCCCGCGTGTTCGGTGACGCGGAAAGAGCCGAAGCCTGGCTCACCCGGCCAAATACCTCTCTCTCGCGGCAAAGGCCACTCGATCTGGTGAGGGACGAGCTTGGCACCGCGGTCGTCCGCGAAATGCTTGAGCAGATCGATCACGGAATCTTTGCCTGA
- a CDS encoding TIGR01459 family HAD-type hydrolase gives MTALHFAESLRELVGSVDVVLSDIWGVVHNGLESFPEACEALHTYRSRGGTVILITNAPRPADSVQRQLRKLGVADETYDAIVSSGDLTRLYVADHPGRKMFWLGPERDNSIYRGLDPVLAPLEEADYIVCTGLYDDETETAEDYRGMLLQARERRLTLVCANPDIVVERGDRLIYCAGAIAELYRELGGDVIFYGKPHRPIYERAMALAGERQGHEIDRRRVLAIGDSVRTDLTGAREFGIDCLFVTRGIHSEEFEGLDQLDPASVMELFGHPPKALMRELKW, from the coding sequence ATGACCGCGCTGCATTTCGCCGAAAGCCTGCGCGAGCTCGTGGGTAGCGTCGACGTCGTGCTCAGCGACATCTGGGGCGTGGTGCATAACGGCCTGGAATCCTTTCCAGAGGCCTGCGAGGCGCTGCACACCTATCGCAGCCGCGGCGGTACGGTGATCCTGATCACCAACGCGCCGCGCCCGGCCGACTCGGTGCAGCGGCAGCTGCGCAAGCTCGGCGTCGCCGACGAGACCTATGACGCGATCGTCTCCTCCGGTGACCTGACGCGGCTCTACGTCGCCGACCATCCTGGCCGGAAAATGTTCTGGCTCGGCCCGGAGCGCGACAACTCGATCTATCGTGGTCTCGACCCGGTGCTCGCACCGCTGGAAGAGGCCGACTACATCGTCTGCACCGGTCTCTATGACGACGAGACGGAGACGGCGGAAGACTATCGCGGCATGTTGCTGCAGGCGCGCGAGCGCAGACTGACGCTGGTCTGCGCCAACCCCGACATCGTGGTGGAGCGCGGGGACCGGCTGATCTATTGCGCCGGCGCGATCGCTGAGCTCTATCGCGAGCTCGGCGGCGACGTGATCTTCTACGGCAAGCCGCACCGGCCGATCTACGAGCGTGCGATGGCGCTCGCCGGCGAACGCCAGGGTCACGAGATCGACCGCCGACGCGTGCTGGCGATCGGCGATTCCGTCCGCACCGACTTGACCGGCGCGCGCGAATTCGGCATCGACTGCCTGTTCGTCACCCGCGGTATCCATTCCGAGGAGTTCGAGGGCCTCGACCAGCTTGACCCGGCATCGGTCATGGAATTGTTCGGCCATCCGCCGAAGGCGCTGATGCGCGAACTGAAGTGGTGA
- a CDS encoding winged helix-turn-helix domain-containing tetratricopeptide repeat protein, which translates to MPFQFEDFVLDPERRELRRADTLVALEPQVFDLLLYLVRNRERVVTRDNMLDAIWNGRVVSESTLTSRINAARRAVGDSGEEQRLIRTVARKGVRFVGAITELSGAAGPTAAATAGLPLPDRPAIAVLPFTNMSGEAEQDYFSDGISEDIITALSKLRWFFVIARNSSFIYKGRTVHLREVAEQLGVRYVVEGSVRKDGDRVRITAQLNDVATGSHLWAERYDRKLADVFAVQDEITEAIVAAIEPQLYAAENFRAQRKPPDSMDAWDLLMRALSHYWRVTRQDHVVAQALLEKAIALDPNYGKALGLLGTSYMFAAHMGWMEMASAISVAERAARAAIRADDEDAWAHNALGHVNLFARRFDDSLAEFETALRLNPNFALAQGYHGLALGYCGRWRDADEAARRAIRLSPRDPYAPVYFGIAAYARFLGSDYEEAIRLAQEALRQRSDFVGAHRVLTAAAAMAGHGEVASVALKELRRAQPNVSLAWIAEFMPIRLAADREHYLEGFRRAGLS; encoded by the coding sequence GTGCCGTTTCAATTCGAGGATTTCGTGCTCGATCCCGAGCGCCGCGAATTGCGGCGGGCGGACACGCTCGTCGCGCTCGAGCCCCAGGTGTTCGATCTCCTGCTGTATCTGGTCCGCAACCGCGAGCGCGTGGTGACGCGGGACAATATGCTGGATGCGATCTGGAACGGCCGCGTCGTCTCGGAATCGACGCTGACCAGCCGGATCAACGCGGCGCGGCGCGCCGTCGGCGACTCCGGCGAGGAGCAGCGGCTGATCCGCACCGTCGCGCGGAAGGGCGTGCGCTTCGTCGGCGCGATCACGGAGCTGTCCGGCGCCGCGGGGCCGACTGCGGCGGCGACGGCGGGATTGCCGCTGCCCGATCGCCCCGCGATCGCCGTGCTGCCCTTCACCAATATGAGCGGCGAGGCCGAACAGGACTATTTCTCCGACGGGATCAGCGAGGACATCATCACGGCGCTGTCGAAACTGCGCTGGTTCTTCGTCATCGCGCGCAACTCGTCCTTCATCTACAAGGGTCGCACGGTTCATTTGCGTGAGGTCGCGGAACAGCTCGGCGTGCGCTATGTCGTCGAGGGCAGCGTCCGCAAGGACGGCGACCGCGTCCGCATCACCGCGCAGCTCAATGACGTCGCTACCGGCAGCCATCTCTGGGCCGAACGTTACGACCGCAAGCTCGCCGACGTCTTCGCGGTGCAGGACGAGATCACGGAGGCGATCGTCGCCGCGATCGAGCCGCAGCTCTATGCGGCCGAGAATTTTCGCGCCCAGCGCAAGCCGCCCGACAGCATGGACGCCTGGGATCTCTTGATGCGCGCGCTCTCGCATTACTGGCGCGTGACGCGGCAGGACCATGTCGTGGCGCAAGCCCTGCTCGAAAAGGCCATCGCGCTCGATCCGAACTACGGCAAGGCGCTCGGGCTGCTCGGCACCAGCTACATGTTCGCGGCGCATATGGGCTGGATGGAGATGGCCAGCGCCATATCCGTCGCCGAACGGGCGGCGCGCGCCGCGATCCGCGCCGACGACGAGGATGCCTGGGCGCACAACGCGCTCGGCCACGTCAATCTGTTCGCGCGCCGTTTCGACGACTCGCTCGCCGAGTTCGAGACCGCGCTCCGGCTCAATCCGAACTTTGCTCTGGCGCAGGGCTATCATGGACTGGCGCTGGGCTATTGCGGCCGCTGGCGGGACGCCGACGAGGCCGCGCGCCGGGCGATCCGGCTCAGCCCACGCGACCCCTATGCCCCCGTCTATTTCGGCATCGCCGCCTATGCCCGCTTCCTCGGCAGCGATTACGAGGAGGCGATCCGGCTCGCGCAGGAGGCCTTGCGCCAGCGCAGTGACTTCGTCGGAGCGCACCGGGTGCTGACCGCGGCGGCCGCCATGGCGGGTCACGGCGAGGTCGCCAGCGTCGCCTTGAAGGAACTGCGCCGCGCCCAGCCGAACGTCTCGCTGGCCTGGATCGCCGAGTTCATGCCGATCAGGCTCGCTGCCGATCGCGAGCATTACCTCGAGGGCTTTCGCCGCGCTGGCCTGAGTTGA
- the lspA gene encoding signal peptidase II: protein MISAVVTVALDQASKLWLLNVLDIARHGAVRVTPFFDLVLAWNIGISFGWLQNDSQAAQLALMAVKALAVVALAIWMARSQTRLATIALGLIIGGAIGNGIDRLAYGAVVDFALFHVEIGGNTFNWYVFNLADAAIVAGVAALLYDSFLGVPAAKAP, encoded by the coding sequence ATTATCTCGGCCGTCGTCACGGTCGCCCTCGACCAGGCCTCAAAGCTCTGGTTGCTGAACGTGCTCGATATCGCCCGTCATGGCGCGGTGCGGGTGACGCCGTTCTTCGACCTCGTGCTGGCCTGGAACATCGGGATCAGCTTCGGCTGGCTCCAGAACGACAGCCAGGCGGCACAGCTCGCGTTGATGGCGGTGAAGGCCTTGGCAGTGGTCGCGCTGGCGATCTGGATGGCCCGCTCGCAGACCCGGCTCGCAACGATCGCACTGGGGTTAATCATCGGCGGCGCCATCGGCAATGGCATCGACCGCCTGGCCTATGGCGCGGTGGTCGACTTCGCCCTGTTTCATGTCGAGATCGGCGGAAATACCTTCAATTGGTACGTCTTCAACCTGGCGGACGCGGCCATCGTTGCCGGGGTGGCGGCGCTGTTGTATGACTCCTTCCTGGGGGTACCCGCCGCAAAAGCGCCCTGA
- a CDS encoding EAL domain-containing protein — protein sequence MICISTIFIAICMVLVAASLGLVLYSVAGISGTESAIVALTALTFLILYNAVSMRLRDRSDVGGQIADLSRGTADLARQVAEFGRRLAAVEGRVASSNSTNSDRIQSVVGEINELSGLVRQLAATVSVHEDLLADGTPSPATSPAPAAAAKQEPKGPVDLIAMPEERPVAPPPLPAAPRPAPTPMIQAAGARNPTQMLATLRNAIDENRIDIFLQPMVTLPQRKVRFYEAVTRVRDERDQLIAAEEFISVAEASGLIGRVDNMVMLRCVQVLRRLMVRNKDVGVFCNVAASTLGNSTTFAQCLDFLEANRALAPSLVLEFKQSTFRNLGPAETENLAALAQRGFRFSMDHVTDLRIEPRELADRGVRFIKVPASLLLDPRQASTSDIHPSDLSDLLGRFGIDLIAERIEGERAVVDLLDFDVRFGQGFLFAPPRPLRPEGASATGGTSPTQAQDTQGPNGSGTPSGASSTASSPPRITGNAALARRV from the coding sequence ATGATCTGCATCTCGACGATCTTCATCGCCATCTGCATGGTCCTGGTCGCGGCCTCGCTCGGGCTCGTGCTCTACTCGGTCGCCGGGATCAGCGGAACCGAATCCGCGATCGTGGCGCTGACCGCGCTGACTTTCCTGATCCTCTACAACGCGGTATCGATGCGGCTGCGCGACCGCAGCGACGTGGGCGGCCAGATCGCCGATCTGTCGCGCGGCACCGCCGACCTCGCCCGCCAGGTGGCCGAGTTCGGCCGCCGGCTCGCGGCGGTCGAAGGCCGCGTCGCTTCGTCCAATTCGACCAACTCCGACCGCATCCAGTCGGTGGTCGGTGAGATCAACGAGCTCAGCGGGTTGGTCCGGCAGCTCGCCGCCACCGTGTCGGTCCATGAGGATCTGCTGGCGGATGGGACACCCTCTCCTGCCACTTCTCCTGCCCCGGCTGCGGCCGCAAAGCAGGAACCGAAGGGGCCGGTTGATCTGATCGCAATGCCCGAGGAACGCCCGGTTGCACCGCCCCCGCTCCCGGCGGCGCCGCGGCCCGCGCCCACACCGATGATCCAGGCCGCCGGCGCACGCAACCCGACCCAGATGCTGGCCACGCTGCGCAATGCCATTGACGAAAACCGCATCGACATCTTCCTCCAGCCGATGGTGACGCTGCCGCAGCGCAAGGTGCGGTTCTACGAGGCGGTGACGCGGGTGCGCGACGAGCGCGACCAGCTGATCGCCGCCGAGGAGTTCATCAGCGTCGCCGAAGCCTCCGGCCTGATCGGGCGCGTCGACAACATGGTGATGCTGCGCTGTGTGCAGGTGCTGCGCCGCCTGATGGTGCGCAACAAGGATGTCGGCGTGTTCTGCAACGTCGCGGCCTCCACGCTCGGCAACTCAACCACGTTCGCGCAATGCCTGGACTTCCTCGAAGCCAACCGGGCGTTGGCGCCGTCGCTGGTGCTGGAGTTCAAGCAGTCCACCTTCCGCAATCTTGGCCCGGCCGAGACCGAGAATCTTGCCGCGCTCGCGCAGCGCGGCTTCCGCTTCTCGATGGACCACGTCACGGACCTGCGCATCGAGCCGCGCGAGCTCGCCGATCGCGGCGTGCGCTTCATCAAGGTGCCGGCCTCCCTCCTGCTCGATCCGAGGCAGGCATCGACCTCCGACATTCACCCGTCAGATCTGTCCGACCTGCTCGGTCGCTTCGGCATCGACCTGATCGCGGAACGGATCGAGGGCGAGCGCGCCGTGGTCGATCTGCTCGACTTTGACGTCCGGTTCGGCCAGGGCTTTCTGTTCGCGCCTCCCCGGCCATTGCGGCCGGAGGGGGCATCTGCTACCGGCGGGACCTCGCCGACCCAGGCGCAGGACACTCAGGGACCCAATGGCTCCGGCACACCCTCGGGCGCGAGCTCTACCGCGTCTTCCCCACCGCGCATCACGGGCAACGCGGCGCTCGCGCGCCGCGTCTGA
- a CDS encoding M16 family metallopeptidase gives MSFVIGTALALAAVSPSQAAAKIQHLVSPGGIEAWFVQDATVPLIAMEYSFAGGSTQDPKDKSGVANLVGDLLDEGSGDLDSKTFHERLDRRAIELSFSATRDTFRGSLRMLRDNKDEAFDLLRSALTSPHFETADVERIRSQVISGLRRETTNPTSLASRKFLEVAFGDHPYGRQTTGTLESVPTITIADMKDYVGRVLAKDTLKIAVVGDVDADTLGKLLDHTFGSLPAKATLTAVPDIEAAKPPERAFVPLDVPQTVITFGGPGVKRSDPNFMAAYVVNHILGGGGLSSRLYREVREKRGLAYSVFESLLWMEHSAVFIGNTGTRADRAGDTMDAIEKEVRRIADEGPTQNELDEAKSYLKGSQMLALDTSSKLAQALLQYQQDKLPIDYIEKRNAIVDAVTLDDAKAAAKRLWGQGLLTVIVGRAPQAAAQPAAATPKSN, from the coding sequence CTGTCGTTCGTCATCGGTACAGCGCTCGCATTGGCAGCGGTCTCGCCGTCGCAGGCCGCCGCAAAGATCCAGCACCTGGTCTCGCCCGGCGGCATCGAGGCCTGGTTCGTGCAGGACGCTACCGTGCCATTGATCGCGATGGAATATTCCTTTGCCGGCGGCTCCACCCAGGACCCCAAGGACAAGTCCGGCGTCGCCAATCTCGTCGGCGACCTCCTCGACGAAGGCTCCGGCGATCTCGATTCCAAGACGTTCCATGAGCGGCTCGACCGCCGCGCCATCGAGCTCTCCTTCAGCGCCACCCGCGACACCTTCCGCGGCAGCCTGCGCATGCTGCGCGACAACAAGGACGAGGCTTTCGACCTGTTGCGCTCGGCATTGACCTCGCCGCATTTCGAGACGGCCGATGTCGAGCGCATCCGTTCGCAGGTCATCTCGGGCCTGCGCCGCGAGACCACCAATCCGACCTCGCTCGCAAGCCGCAAATTCCTGGAGGTGGCGTTCGGCGATCATCCTTACGGGCGGCAGACCACAGGCACGCTGGAGAGCGTACCGACCATCACCATCGCTGACATGAAGGATTATGTCGGCCGCGTGCTTGCCAAGGATACCTTGAAGATCGCGGTGGTTGGTGACGTCGATGCGGACACGCTCGGCAAGCTGCTCGACCACACGTTTGGCAGCTTGCCTGCCAAAGCCACTCTCACGGCGGTCCCCGACATCGAGGCTGCAAAGCCGCCGGAACGCGCCTTCGTACCGCTCGACGTGCCGCAAACCGTGATCACCTTCGGCGGCCCCGGCGTGAAGCGCAGCGATCCGAACTTCATGGCGGCCTATGTCGTCAACCATATCCTCGGTGGCGGCGGATTGTCCTCGCGGCTCTATCGTGAAGTCCGCGAGAAGCGCGGCCTCGCCTATTCGGTGTTCGAATCGCTGCTCTGGATGGAGCACTCGGCGGTCTTCATTGGTAACACCGGCACACGTGCCGATCGCGCCGGCGACACCATGGATGCGATCGAAAAGGAAGTGCGCCGGATCGCCGACGAGGGCCCGACACAAAACGAGCTCGACGAGGCCAAGTCCTACCTCAAGGGTTCGCAGATGCTGGCGCTCGACACCTCTTCCAAGCTCGCGCAGGCGCTGCTGCAATATCAGCAGGACAAGCTGCCGATCGACTATATCGAGAAGCGCAACGCCATCGTCGACGCGGTGACGCTGGACGACGCCAAGGCCGCCGCCAAGCGGCTCTGGGGCCAGGGACTCCTGACCGTGATCGTCGGCCGCGCGCCGCAAGCCGCCGCACAACCGGCGGCAGCGACGCCCAAATCGAACTAG
- a CDS encoding bifunctional riboflavin kinase/FAD synthetase, whose amino-acid sequence MVQHFTVIRDITPVSAIPRGAVVAMGNFDGVHLGHRAVIAAALEMGRAQGRPALALTFEPHPRRFFSPNTPQFRLTDERAKLRLLAGTGLAGAVVMTFDKARAGTTAQDFIHHDLIGRLGVSGIAVGYDFHFGKGRVGSPSLLVNEAPRLGIEVDVQPHIDFDERPVSSSAIRIALAEGQLEEATTMLGGPWFITGEVIHGEKRGRDLGYPTANIRLDANCGLKHGIYAVRVGHGAERLDGVASFGRRPTFDNGAPLLEIFLFDFKGDLYGQALDCAFIGFIREELKFDSLEALIRQMDDDSARARAILTAAPDAFPRLGTVD is encoded by the coding sequence ATGGTCCAGCATTTTACCGTTATCCGCGACATCACGCCGGTTTCCGCGATTCCCAGGGGCGCTGTCGTCGCCATGGGCAATTTCGACGGCGTCCATCTCGGCCACCGGGCGGTGATTGCGGCGGCCCTGGAGATGGGACGGGCCCAAGGCCGCCCGGCGCTGGCGTTGACCTTCGAGCCGCATCCGCGCCGGTTTTTCAGCCCGAACACCCCGCAATTCCGCCTGACGGACGAGCGGGCCAAGCTGCGCCTGCTGGCCGGCACCGGACTTGCCGGCGCCGTCGTCATGACCTTCGACAAGGCCCGTGCCGGGACCACCGCGCAAGATTTCATTCACCATGACCTGATCGGGCGCCTCGGCGTGAGCGGCATCGCGGTCGGCTACGACTTCCATTTCGGCAAAGGCCGGGTCGGCTCGCCGAGCCTCCTGGTCAACGAGGCCCCCCGGCTCGGCATCGAGGTCGACGTGCAGCCGCATATCGACTTCGACGAGCGGCCGGTTTCCTCCAGCGCCATCCGGATCGCGCTTGCGGAAGGCCAGCTCGAGGAAGCCACCACCATGCTCGGCGGCCCCTGGTTCATCACCGGCGAGGTGATCCACGGCGAGAAGCGCGGCCGCGATCTCGGCTATCCCACCGCCAACATCCGCCTCGATGCCAATTGCGGCCTAAAGCACGGCATCTATGCGGTGCGGGTCGGCCACGGCGCCGAGCGGCTGGATGGCGTGGCAAGCTTCGGCCGCCGCCCGACCTTTGACAATGGCGCACCGCTGCTGGAAATCTTCCTGTTCGACTTCAAAGGCGACCTCTACGGCCAGGCGCTCGACTGCGCCTTCATCGGCTTCATCCGCGAGGAGCTGAAATTCGACAGCCTGGAGGCCCTGATCCGCCAGATGGACGACGATTCCGCCCGCGCCCGCGCCATCCTGACCGCCGCGCCGGATGCGTTTCCGAGGCTCGGGACGGTCGATTGA